In a single window of the Dreissena polymorpha isolate Duluth1 chromosome 3, UMN_Dpol_1.0, whole genome shotgun sequence genome:
- the LOC127873480 gene encoding arginase-1-like, which produces MDSITELVHMGKEKMGTWKKLGVVGVPVSKGQRRDGTDKGPKFLRDGGLLERLKKIGCEVKDYGDVDFGYIDNDMPHEHVKNPRNIARGSLKTADQVERCLRTEGHCLAIGGDHSMAIGTIIGHARVHPDMAVLWIDAHADINTPLTSDSGNIHGMPLSFVAHELDPYVPHMPGWDEVQPCIGLDQIAWIGLRDVDPLERKIIDKFDMNAFSMHDIDLHGIKNILDMALKAVDPEGVRPIHVSFDVDALDPVHTPSTGTPVSGGLSVREMCYIAEELALTGRLAMIDVAEVNPALGDSKDVDVTVRTTIDVIARFYGQRRQGIAPTGTDIPQATIRRNSLINAL; this is translated from the exons CGGCGGGACGGCACCGACAAGGGCCCCAAGTTTCTCAGGGACGGCGGCTTACTGGAGCGGCTCAAGAAGATCGGCTGCGAAGTGAAGGACTACGGTGACGTAGACTTTGGCTACATCGACAATGACATGCCGCACGAACACGTGAAGAACCCTCGAAACATCGCACGTGGATCCCTCAAG actgCGGACCAGGTTGAGCGCTGTTTGCGGACAGAGGGCCACTGCTTGGCCATAGGCGGAGACCACAGCATGGCCATAGGAACCATTATTGGGCATGCGCGCGTCCACCCGGATATGGCCGTCCTTTGGATTGATGCGCACGCAGACATCAACACGCCTCTGACGTCAGATAGCGGTAACATACACGGGATGCCCCTCTCGTTTGTCGCCCATGAGTTGGATCCTTACGTCCCTCATATGCCCGGCTGGGACGAAGTTCAACCATG TATCGGCCTGGACCAGATTGCATGGATCGGCCTGCGCGACGTGGATCCTCTCGAGCGAAAGATCATCGACAAGTTCGACATGAACGCTTTCAGCATGCATGACATAGATCTGCACGGCATCAAGAACATCCTAGACATGGCGCTGAAAGCCGTCGACCCAGA AGGTGTTAGGCCAATTCACGTGAGTTTTGATGTTGACGCCCTGGACCCCGTACACACGCCCAGTACCGGAACTCCCGTCAGTGGCGGCCTGTCGGTCCGGGAGATGTGCTATATAGCGGAAGAGCTCGCTCTTACAG GACGGCTCGCTATGATCGACGTCGCGGAGGTAAATCCCGCCTTGGGTGACTCAAAAGACGTCGACGTTACAGTACGCACCACGATCGACGTCATCGCTCGTTTCTATGGGCAACGGCGTCAAGGAATCGCTCCAACCGGCACCGACATCCCACAGGCGACCATTCGCCGCAACTCTTTAATTAACGCGCTTTAA